The proteins below are encoded in one region of Aphelocoma coerulescens isolate FSJ_1873_10779 chromosome 4, UR_Acoe_1.0, whole genome shotgun sequence:
- the LOC138110058 gene encoding T-cell surface glycoprotein CD8 alpha chain-like isoform X1: protein MDRPPALLLLLALGLCCPGIHGQSLEMKVRSPKDITQLRVGQRLELECQTDRNSGAFWIHQDKSGTLHFIVFISSVSRTTFSRDQRTSPRFEASKHNTVYLLVVKSFTPQDEGNYFCMMNFNQMLFFSPGQPAFLPVTTTVAPTTRGPIPKHGITEDPNSKTLAPDRSMQEDLDFSCHIFIWVPLAGACLLLLIALVITIVLCRRTRRRRCRCKRLTSLQLVSHLSCSAGNHFYTFASLVHPGACGKRDTEKSPLLLKGSQGWAGAWNSWVAKKLWNSTFTPLKPHSLPVKASFKSDKFLVLVIHPWFHSNKGNCLLLQINTIIQKELLPPTLAENGSLQIYFSFKGRLYFFLPVCEREQTVIFTEDIYYTQHSPDPRLPFQGRNDKEELFVQPCLGLCLHSSFISTPVASSVQG, encoded by the exons ATGGACaggcctcctgccctgctcctgctgctcgcTCTGGGACTCT GCTGCCCTGGGATCCATGGCCAGTCACTTGAGATGAAGGTCAGGTCTCCCAAGGACATCACCCAGCTCCGCGTGGGAcagaggctggagctggagtgTCAGACTGACAGGAACAGCGGCGCATTCTGGATCCACCAGGACAAGAGTGGGACCCTTCACTTCATCGTCTTCATCAGTTCTGTTTCCCGGACCACATTCAGCAGGGATCAGAGAACATCCCCTCGCTTTGAGGCGAGCAAACACAACACGGTCTATCTGTTGGTAGTGAAGTCCTTCACACCGCAGGATGAGGGGAACTATTTCTGCATGATGAATTTCAACCAGATGCTGTTCTTCAGCCCTGGCCAGCCTGCCTTCCTTCCAG TCACCACGACAGTGGCACCCACCACACGTGGACCCATCCCCAAGCATGGCATAACTGAGGACCCCAACTCCAAGACTCTGGCTCCAG ACAGAAGTATGCAGGAAGATCTGGATTTCTCCTGTCACATCTTCATCTGGGTCCCCTTGGCAGGTgcctgcctcctgctcctcatcGCCCTGGTGATCACCATCGTGCTGTGTCGAC gAACCAGAAGACGAAGATGCAGGTGTAAGAG ATTGACCTCCCTGCAGCTGGTTTCTCacctctcctgctctgcaggaaaCCACTTCTACACTTTTGCAAGCCTTGTGCACCCTGGGGCTTGTGGCAAGAGAGACACCGAGAAATCCCCACTACTGCTCaagggcagccagggctgggctggtgctTGGAACAGCTGGGTTGCCAAGAAACTTTGGAACAGCACGTTCACACCTCTGAAGCCTCATTCTTTGCCAGTTAAAGCATCTTTTAAATCAGATAAATTCCTGGTCCTTGTTATACATCCATGGTTTCACAGTAACAAAGGAAATTGTTTACTTCTCCAAATTAATACAATCATTCAGAAAGAACTTCTCCCCCCAACATTAGCAGAAAATGGATCCctacaaatttatttttcttttaaaggcaggttgtatttttttttacctgtctGTGAAAGGGAACAGACTGTCATTTTCACAGAGGATATTTATTACACCCAGCACTCTCCTGATCCTCGCCTGCCTTTCCAGGGGAGAAATGATAAGGAAGAGCTCTTTGTGCAGCCTTGTTTAGGACTGTGTTTGCATTCTTCATTTATCTCAACCCCTGTtgccagctctgtgcagggctgA
- the LOC138110058 gene encoding T-cell surface glycoprotein CD8 alpha chain-like isoform X3, which translates to MDRPPALLLLLALGLCCPGIHGQSLEMKVRSPKDITQLRVGQRLELECQTDRNSGAFWIHQDKSGTLHFIVFISSVSRTTFSRDQRTSPRFEASKHNTVYLLVVKSFTPQDEGNYFCMMNFNQMLFFSPGQPAFLPVTTTVAPTTRGPIPKHGITEDPNSKTLAPDRSMQEDLDFSCHIFIWVPLAGACLLLLIALVITIVLCRRTRRRRCRCKRHQGTVAERLL; encoded by the exons ATGGACaggcctcctgccctgctcctgctgctcgcTCTGGGACTCT GCTGCCCTGGGATCCATGGCCAGTCACTTGAGATGAAGGTCAGGTCTCCCAAGGACATCACCCAGCTCCGCGTGGGAcagaggctggagctggagtgTCAGACTGACAGGAACAGCGGCGCATTCTGGATCCACCAGGACAAGAGTGGGACCCTTCACTTCATCGTCTTCATCAGTTCTGTTTCCCGGACCACATTCAGCAGGGATCAGAGAACATCCCCTCGCTTTGAGGCGAGCAAACACAACACGGTCTATCTGTTGGTAGTGAAGTCCTTCACACCGCAGGATGAGGGGAACTATTTCTGCATGATGAATTTCAACCAGATGCTGTTCTTCAGCCCTGGCCAGCCTGCCTTCCTTCCAG TCACCACGACAGTGGCACCCACCACACGTGGACCCATCCCCAAGCATGGCATAACTGAGGACCCCAACTCCAAGACTCTGGCTCCAG ACAGAAGTATGCAGGAAGATCTGGATTTCTCCTGTCACATCTTCATCTGGGTCCCCTTGGCAGGTgcctgcctcctgctcctcatcGCCCTGGTGATCACCATCGTGCTGTGTCGAC gAACCAGAAGACGAAGATGCAGGTGTAAGAG GCACCAAGGAACAGTAGCAGAGAGGCTGCTGTAG
- the LOC138110058 gene encoding T-cell surface glycoprotein CD8 alpha chain-like isoform X2 translates to MDRPPALLLLLALGLCCPGIHGQSLEMKVRSPKDITQLRVGQRLELECQTDRNSGAFWIHQDKSGTLHFIVFISSVSRTTFSRDQRTSPRFEASKHNTVYLLVVKSFTPQDEGNYFCMMNFNQMLFFSPGQPAFLPVTTTVAPTTRGPIPKHGITEDPNSKTLAPDRSMQEDLDFSCHIFIWVPLAGACLLLLIALVITIVLCRRTRRRRCRCKRPANAKPPTKPRTPN, encoded by the exons ATGGACaggcctcctgccctgctcctgctgctcgcTCTGGGACTCT GCTGCCCTGGGATCCATGGCCAGTCACTTGAGATGAAGGTCAGGTCTCCCAAGGACATCACCCAGCTCCGCGTGGGAcagaggctggagctggagtgTCAGACTGACAGGAACAGCGGCGCATTCTGGATCCACCAGGACAAGAGTGGGACCCTTCACTTCATCGTCTTCATCAGTTCTGTTTCCCGGACCACATTCAGCAGGGATCAGAGAACATCCCCTCGCTTTGAGGCGAGCAAACACAACACGGTCTATCTGTTGGTAGTGAAGTCCTTCACACCGCAGGATGAGGGGAACTATTTCTGCATGATGAATTTCAACCAGATGCTGTTCTTCAGCCCTGGCCAGCCTGCCTTCCTTCCAG TCACCACGACAGTGGCACCCACCACACGTGGACCCATCCCCAAGCATGGCATAACTGAGGACCCCAACTCCAAGACTCTGGCTCCAG ACAGAAGTATGCAGGAAGATCTGGATTTCTCCTGTCACATCTTCATCTGGGTCCCCTTGGCAGGTgcctgcctcctgctcctcatcGCCCTGGTGATCACCATCGTGCTGTGTCGAC gAACCAGAAGACGAAGATGCAGGTGTAAGAG accTGCAAACGCGAAGCCCCCCACAAAACCCAGGACCCCAAACTAA